From a single Bacteroidia bacterium genomic region:
- a CDS encoding cytochrome D1 domain-containing protein, giving the protein MKKQIVLLTAVVITIMLTAFSAYAQTNRAYITNFNDSTISVIDLNKLEKIADIVTGKNPHGVDVSPDGKWVAVSNEGNNTVAIIDAATNKVFKIISVGNHPHQLAFSMDGKKLFATINADGALSIINTNDWKVDTTISVGRNPHIVLPSPDGKLAYITLEGDEKVVIMDIATLKLTGEIPVFGFPRIPDITNDGKKLFLSLRWLNGALIIDAEKKQIVSWIQLPQTEKFPADGKASHGIALSADGSLLYITSQIRNSVSIINTQTQLLVKEITVGTDPNWIDFTNDGKYGVVSNTGTNNISIIDLKKNEVVKTIPVGVAPKRLKVAMIKN; this is encoded by the coding sequence CTAACCGTGCCTACATCACAAATTTTAATGACTCAACTATTTCAGTCATTGATTTAAACAAACTTGAAAAGATTGCGGATATAGTAACAGGAAAAAATCCGCATGGGGTGGATGTTTCACCTGATGGAAAATGGGTTGCCGTGAGCAATGAAGGAAACAACACCGTTGCAATCATTGATGCTGCCACAAACAAAGTATTCAAAATAATTTCTGTCGGCAATCATCCGCATCAATTAGCATTCAGCATGGATGGTAAAAAACTTTTTGCGACAATCAATGCAGATGGCGCACTAAGCATCATCAATACAAATGATTGGAAAGTTGATACAACAATTTCAGTTGGAAGAAACCCACACATTGTTTTGCCTTCGCCTGACGGCAAACTTGCTTACATCACACTTGAAGGCGATGAAAAAGTTGTGATAATGGATATTGCCACATTAAAACTCACAGGTGAAATTCCTGTTTTTGGTTTTCCCCGAATACCTGATATTACCAATGACGGAAAAAAACTTTTCCTGTCGCTTCGCTGGCTGAACGGTGCTTTAATTATTGATGCAGAAAAAAAACAAATTGTAAGTTGGATTCAACTTCCGCAAACCGAAAAATTTCCTGCCGATGGAAAAGCATCACACGGAATAGCTTTATCGGCTGACGGCTCGCTGCTTTATATCACAAGCCAGATACGAAACAGCGTTAGCATCATCAATACACAAACACAACTTTTGGTAAAGGAAATTACAGTTGGAACAGACCCGAACTGGATTGATTTTACCAATGATGGAAAATACGGAGTAGTTAGTAACACAGGCACTAATAATATTTCCATAATTGATTTGAAAAAAAATGAAGTGGTGAAAACCATTCCTGTTGGAGTTGCTCCTAAGCGTTTGAAAGTTGCTATGATTAAAAACTGA
- a CDS encoding iron ABC transporter permease yields the protein MKNIKSKYFLWLAAIVFSAAVVLPLLFLIFSSLFTDGKFTTENFTGIFQASVLKSILNSVIIAASVSVLSVTIGCGFAFLIAKTNLPFKNILMLLLLLPLLLPPYISTVAWTDVWLYIGIPENFINSLPAVIFILITIYIPLAAFIISGSLQNITASIEEAGEMLMDYKTVFLKIILPLIRPALFSSFILIFILSVSEFAVPSYLSINVFTTEIFTQFTAFYNYSSAIAHSLVLTAICLLFVIPEKYYLAKGTFISFGKKSFSHKIISLRHSEKWLLFCVVYILCFVLLPILMLVWQTVSGNKISFMGIIHLLLPALKDSLLLSTAGALLITLFGFAFATISVKHKIKTSDYLLLIVFAVPAIATGIALTKFYNTPSLNFIYGSSLIVLIAFTARFLFISQNIIANSLMQIPSSFEEAALMLGASPLYTFRKIIFPLLAEALFTSFFFMLIFCIGELTTVIMVYPPGISLLPVRIFTLMANAPQSTVSGMCLMALLFSLLLIAIMLGGKKVLFNQRWKTRN from the coding sequence GTGAAAAATATAAAATCGAAATACTTTCTTTGGCTTGCTGCAATAGTTTTTTCAGCAGCAGTTGTATTGCCGTTGCTTTTTTTAATCTTCAGTTCGCTTTTCACTGATGGAAAATTCACCACGGAAAATTTCACAGGAATATTTCAGGCAAGCGTTCTGAAAAGTATTTTGAACAGTGTAATCATTGCTGCATCGGTGAGTGTTTTATCCGTTACGATTGGCTGTGGTTTCGCATTTCTTATTGCCAAAACAAATCTTCCGTTCAAAAATATTTTGATGCTTCTTTTGTTATTGCCCTTATTACTGCCTCCCTACATCAGCACCGTTGCATGGACGGATGTGTGGCTCTACATCGGCATCCCTGAAAATTTCATCAACAGTTTGCCTGCCGTTATTTTTATTCTCATTACCATTTATATTCCACTCGCAGCATTTATTATTTCGGGAAGTTTACAAAACATCACCGCATCCATTGAAGAAGCCGGAGAAATGCTCATGGATTATAAAACTGTTTTCCTGAAAATTATTTTACCGCTTATCCGCCCTGCGTTGTTTTCATCATTCATCCTCATTTTTATTTTATCGGTTTCAGAATTTGCCGTGCCGTCTTATTTATCCATAAATGTTTTCACCACTGAAATCTTTACGCAGTTCACTGCTTTCTACAATTATTCATCAGCCATTGCACACTCATTGGTGCTGACAGCAATTTGCTTGTTGTTTGTCATTCCCGAAAAATATTATTTGGCTAAAGGCACATTTATTTCATTTGGCAAAAAATCATTCAGCCATAAAATAATTTCACTTCGCCACTCTGAGAAATGGTTGCTGTTTTGTGTTGTTTATATTTTGTGCTTTGTTCTGCTTCCAATACTTATGCTCGTTTGGCAAACGGTAAGCGGTAACAAAATTTCTTTCATGGGAATTATTCACTTGCTTCTGCCTGCACTCAAAGACAGTTTGCTTTTATCAACAGCAGGTGCATTACTCATTACTTTATTTGGATTCGCATTTGCAACCATCAGCGTAAAGCATAAAATAAAAACCAGCGATTATCTTTTGCTCATTGTGTTTGCCGTTCCCGCCATCGCAACAGGAATTGCCCTCACTAAATTTTACAACACACCTTCATTAAATTTTATTTACGGCTCATCGCTGATTGTTCTCATTGCATTTACCGCAAGATTTCTTTTTATTTCACAAAATATTATCGCTAACAGTTTAATGCAAATTCCATCTTCTTTTGAGGAAGCGGCTTTGATGTTGGGAGCAAGTCCGCTTTATACATTTCGCAAAATCATTTTTCCTTTGCTTGCCGAAGCATTGTTCACTTCATTTTTTTTCATGCTCATCTTCTGCATTGGCGAACTCACAACAGTTATCATGGTTTACCCACCGGGCATTTCATTATTGCCTGTCAGGATTTTTACACTCATGGCAAATGCACCGCAAAGCACTGTTAGCGGAATGTGTTTGATGGCACTGTTATTTTCATTGTTGCTTATCGCAATAATGTTAGGAGGTAAAAAAGTCTTATTCAATCAACGATGGAAAACAAGAAACTGA
- a CDS encoding ABC transporter ATP-binding protein, translating to MENKKLITFDNCSKQFGNKIVLDNISFSVNGNSSFISILGKTGSGKTTLIRLLAGLEKLSSGEIFISGEKVSSDERIIISPHQRNIGFIFQDLALFPHFTVFENVAFGLRLKKVNGYKKIVEDELKQFNLDSLQKNYPNQISGGQQQLVALARSLVLNPKILLLDEPLSSLDVKLKTQIRNLLKQIVTEKNITVIYITHDHKEAMEMSNEIMLLNNGKIDFFGTPEAMLKSNDTFVKEFIEL from the coding sequence ATGGAAAACAAGAAACTGATAACATTTGATAATTGCTCAAAACAGTTTGGCAATAAAATAGTTTTGGATAACATTTCCTTTTCAGTAAATGGAAACAGTTCTTTCATTTCTATTCTTGGGAAAACGGGCAGCGGAAAAACAACACTCATTCGTTTACTTGCGGGATTGGAAAAACTAAGCAGCGGAGAAATTTTTATCAGCGGAGAAAAAGTAAGCAGTGATGAACGCATCATCATTTCACCGCATCAGCGCAACATCGGATTTATTTTTCAAGACCTTGCATTGTTTCCGCACTTCACTGTATTTGAAAATGTTGCTTTCGGACTGCGATTAAAAAAAGTGAATGGCTACAAAAAAATTGTTGAAGATGAATTAAAACAATTCAATCTTGATTCATTGCAGAAAAACTATCCAAATCAAATATCAGGCGGACAACAGCAGTTGGTTGCACTTGCAAGAAGTTTGGTGCTGAATCCGAAAATTCTTTTACTGGATGAACCGCTTTCAAGTCTTGATGTAAAATTGAAAACACAAATCAGAAATCTTTTGAAGCAAATCGTAACAGAAAAAAACATCACTGTCATTTACATTACCCACGACCATAAAGAAGCAATGGAAATGAGCAATGAAATTATGTTGCTCAATAATGGAAAGATAGATTTTTTCGGAACTCCCGAAGCCATGCTGAAATCAAATGATACCTTTGTAAAAGAATTTATTGAATTGTAA
- a CDS encoding family 16 glycoside hydrolase, with the protein MKLQIIPAIALITLIACGNASSPDGKKTSTPLTAESLSTNDTTINFENDAVGNVPTGFTQTATGKTQTLNWKIVNDNGNKVVAQMAKNEGDYFNLLVLDKPAYKKFTMSVKIKSIAGDEDQGGGLVWRYIDNNNYYIARCNPLENNFRFYRVVDGNRKQLKTSDCSIKSGEWFTMTIEMYDNKVFCSLNGNTLIETTDDTYKNEGRIGLWTKADAQTYFDDLTISPIK; encoded by the coding sequence ATGAAACTACAAATCATCCCCGCAATTGCACTCATCACTTTGATTGCCTGCGGAAATGCTTCTTCGCCTGACGGCAAAAAAACATCAACACCTTTAACTGCTGAATCTCTAAGCACAAACGACACTACCATCAATTTTGAAAATGATGCGGTGGGAAATGTTCCAACAGGTTTTACTCAAACCGCAACAGGAAAAACACAAACGCTGAACTGGAAAATCGTAAACGACAATGGGAATAAGGTCGTGGCACAGATGGCAAAAAACGAAGGCGATTATTTCAACCTTTTGGTTTTAGATAAGCCCGCCTACAAAAAATTTACCATGTCGGTAAAAATAAAATCCATTGCCGGTGACGAAGACCAAGGCGGAGGTTTAGTTTGGCGTTACATTGACAACAACAATTATTACATAGCCCGTTGCAACCCGCTTGAAAATAATTTTCGTTTTTACAGAGTGGTGGACGGAAACCGCAAGCAACTGAAAACATCTGATTGCAGCATCAAGTCAGGCGAATGGTTCACCATGACCATTGAAATGTATGACAACAAAGTTTTCTGTTCCCTTAACGGAAACACATTGATAGAAACTACCGATGACACTTACAAAAACGAAGGCAGAATCGGGCTATGGACAAAGGCAGATGCACAAACTTACTTTGATGACTTGACTATTTCACCAATCAAATAA
- a CDS encoding RNA polymerase sigma factor — translation MKSEKEIIESIAARDEQAFAVLYELYSDKIFNTSLSYTKSIEDAEEITQDVFLKIYKSASSFQGASSVSTWIYRIAVNTSLNYLKKKKRFTFFKHPLTSAQFVDFEHPGVLLQNKENAIALYKAIECLPSNQKTAFILSFIEELPRQEVADIMETSLKAVESLLQRAKKNMRSELEKNYPDQRKSKK, via the coding sequence TTGAAAAGTGAAAAAGAAATCATTGAATCCATTGCAGCAAGGGATGAACAGGCCTTTGCTGTTTTGTATGAACTATATTCTGATAAAATTTTCAACACATCCTTGAGCTATACAAAAAGCATAGAAGATGCAGAGGAAATAACACAAGATGTTTTTCTAAAAATCTATAAAAGTGCCTCATCATTTCAGGGAGCATCCTCCGTAAGTACATGGATTTATCGAATTGCAGTCAACACTTCTCTTAATTACTTGAAAAAAAAGAAGCGATTTACTTTTTTCAAGCATCCCCTTACCTCTGCCCAATTTGTAGATTTTGAACACCCTGGCGTTTTATTGCAAAACAAAGAAAACGCAATAGCATTATACAAAGCTATAGAATGTCTGCCAAGCAATCAAAAAACGGCATTCATATTAAGTTTTATTGAAGAATTGCCCCGCCAAGAGGTTGCCGATATTATGGAAACTTCCCTAAAAGCAGTTGAGTCTTTGTTGCAACGTGCAAAAAAAAATATGAGGTCTGAATTGGAAAAAAATTACCCTGACCAAAGGAAATCCAAAAAGTAA
- a CDS encoding YHYH protein gives MTKSIISFLTILLGLTILIVTACNKDVPCIETIWYEDADGDGLGNPNISSVSCDQPDGFVADNTDQNDTGIASTPLSAFDEFNPDAVTISFDGNEVSIVSKGTPDHTSPYWASTHPLHIEQTFGDHTTPGFIVEGSFTVTLPLYPQLASSSSATGLGPIGISVHGPPIFNDEEGPNRPFDLPTATGLDYAGAHNGPGGYHYHLEAADVPENTNLSFDDEKLVGIMADGFLIYGRKCNSTSDHPTDLDASGGHVSSTQHSDGAEFYHYHIINEFYINSYIILFGGDLQGTPNSIL, from the coding sequence ATGACGAAATCAATTATTTCCTTTTTAACAATCCTTCTTGGATTAACCATTCTAATTGTTACCGCCTGTAATAAAGATGTCCCTTGCATCGAAACCATTTGGTACGAAGATGCAGATGGTGATGGGTTAGGCAATCCAAATATAAGTAGTGTGTCATGTGACCAGCCAGATGGCTTCGTGGCAGATAATACCGACCAAAATGATACGGGTATTGCCAGCACGCCTCTTTCTGCCTTTGATGAATTCAATCCTGATGCCGTAACAATTTCATTTGATGGCAATGAAGTTAGCATCGTTTCAAAAGGAACACCCGATCATACTTCTCCTTATTGGGCAAGTACTCATCCATTACATATTGAACAGACCTTTGGTGATCATACTACTCCAGGTTTTATTGTGGAAGGAAGTTTTACGGTGACTCTCCCTCTCTATCCTCAGTTAGCTTCCTCAAGTTCTGCAACGGGGCTGGGTCCCATTGGTATTTCAGTTCACGGACCTCCCATTTTTAATGACGAAGAAGGTCCCAACAGGCCTTTTGATTTGCCAACAGCGACAGGACTTGATTATGCGGGTGCTCACAACGGTCCTGGTGGATATCACTATCACTTAGAAGCTGCTGATGTGCCGGAAAACACAAACTTATCGTTTGATGACGAGAAGTTGGTCGGAATTATGGCAGATGGTTTTTTAATCTATGGTAGAAAATGTAATTCCACTAGCGACCACCCTACCGATTTAGATGCATCCGGAGGACACGTATCATCCACTCAACACAGTGATGGGGCAGAATTTTACCATTATCATATTATCAACGAATTCTACATCAACTCTTATATCATCTTGTTTGGGGGTGATTTGCAAGGCACACCGAATAGCATTTTATAA
- a CDS encoding FG-GAP-like repeat-containing protein has product MKTNLVTLLVFIVSFSVHNLDAQISTQWGPDGFVKIEEGSGGFFATLDEGDRFSRDHDQAGDINGDGIIDLVVGARSDDDGATDAGAVYILFMNNDGTVQSNQKISATQGGFTETLLENNFFGYGVAGIGDYDGDGIPDIAASAPASTNIALYIIHLNSNGTVKSYVKNSDIMAQGLSAVGDLNNDGRIDLVACDPGSDVGGTNIGAFSILFLNGSSQVNPTQTVLINPVSGGLGSGLMAGDQFGGREVAMLGDIDNDGTLEMAVGAFMSDGGKGAIWMLSLDPTNFNVVSKLKITEGMNGFADTLTTGSNPNGTSGANLGMGLSKVGDLNGDGIPDLLTGANQQNEGWGYILYLNSDKTVKTYTRINNTDGGFDLDLSNEARFSRSISFIGDLRGDGTIAVNYGGRTGAGSTGTLYLLFFKPCEFNQYPGLNFWSGGNTLYSNWTHTTQTVSDSLTFEQCTFKAFETNAPYLTYNSDDGRCICKDSTATLAASTELSTAYTNECNSFNATNTTDQIIEKLVKVFPNPTSSEVVLEINHAAFTEEDRFSLFSVLGKQIYSSRIYSQQTQLNLSDYPKGVYILVATVNGTSKTVKILKD; this is encoded by the coding sequence ATGAAAACGAACTTGGTTACATTACTTGTGTTTATCGTATCCTTCTCCGTACACAACCTCGATGCTCAAATCAGCACTCAATGGGGACCGGATGGTTTTGTAAAAATCGAGGAAGGTTCAGGTGGTTTTTTTGCGACGCTTGACGAAGGTGACCGATTCAGTCGGGATCATGATCAAGCAGGAGACATTAATGGTGACGGAATAATTGACTTGGTTGTGGGAGCACGTTCTGATGACGATGGAGCAACTGACGCAGGAGCAGTTTACATTCTCTTTATGAATAATGATGGTACTGTTCAAAGTAATCAAAAGATTTCTGCCACTCAGGGTGGGTTTACAGAGACCCTTCTCGAAAATAATTTCTTCGGTTATGGAGTTGCAGGAATAGGAGACTATGATGGTGATGGTATTCCAGATATTGCTGCTTCCGCACCCGCTTCAACAAATATCGCTTTATACATTATTCATCTTAACAGCAATGGTACGGTTAAGAGTTATGTGAAAAATTCTGATATCATGGCTCAGGGGCTTTCAGCCGTGGGCGATCTAAATAATGATGGCCGCATCGATTTAGTGGCCTGTGATCCTGGTTCCGATGTAGGTGGTACCAATATCGGTGCCTTTAGCATACTTTTCTTGAATGGCAGTTCGCAAGTCAATCCAACACAAACCGTCTTAATCAATCCCGTAAGTGGCGGATTAGGTTCAGGTCTTATGGCGGGGGATCAATTTGGCGGAAGAGAAGTGGCTATGCTGGGGGATATAGACAATGATGGCACATTAGAAATGGCTGTTGGAGCATTTATGTCCGATGGAGGTAAAGGAGCAATTTGGATGCTATCTCTTGATCCAACTAATTTCAATGTGGTTTCAAAACTAAAGATCACAGAAGGAATGAATGGATTTGCAGATACTTTAACTACAGGAAGTAATCCGAATGGAACATCGGGTGCAAATTTAGGTATGGGATTATCCAAAGTCGGAGATTTAAATGGAGATGGCATTCCAGACTTACTGACAGGCGCAAATCAGCAAAACGAAGGCTGGGGGTATATTTTATACTTAAACTCAGACAAAACAGTGAAGACATATACCAGAATAAACAATACAGATGGCGGCTTTGATCTCGATCTTAGTAATGAAGCTCGCTTTTCACGATCTATTTCCTTTATAGGGGATTTGCGCGGTGACGGAACAATAGCAGTAAATTATGGTGGAAGAACAGGTGCAGGCAGCACAGGTACTTTGTATCTGTTATTTTTTAAGCCTTGTGAATTCAATCAATATCCCGGGCTTAATTTTTGGAGCGGAGGAAATACCTTATACAGCAATTGGACACATACAACACAAACGGTCAGTGACTCTTTGACATTCGAACAATGTACCTTCAAAGCCTTTGAAACGAACGCTCCCTACCTCACTTATAATTCCGATGACGGAAGATGTATTTGTAAAGACTCTACCGCAACCTTAGCTGCAAGTACGGAATTGAGTACGGCCTATACAAACGAATGCAATAGCTTCAATGCCACGAATACCACCGATCAAATCATTGAAAAACTGGTGAAGGTGTTCCCAAATCCAACCAGCTCAGAAGTAGTCCTTGAAATCAATCATGCCGCATTTACTGAGGAGGATCGTTTCAGCCTCTTTTCCGTTCTTGGCAAGCAGATTTATTCTTCCAGAATCTATTCACAGCAGACCCAACTCAATCTCTCAGACTATCCAAAGGGAGTTTATATTTTGGTCGCCACAGTGAATGGGACTTCGAAAACAGTTAAGATTTTGAAAGACTAA
- a CDS encoding membrane-binding protein, with protein sequence MKFTIIVAVVSCILITSCAEKRKATFLPTHNSSDILEEIEIPNRIVDISALSYDNKKSLYTINDELYTGFAVSYYQDSTLKEKTGIAKGKRHHKAIRWYPDGHLKEVANYHQGKLHGEKKLWSTDSTHILITHLNYHLGKAHGEQKQWYPTGELYKKLNLHMGIEEGIQQAYRENGALYANYEAKNGRIFGLKKAMLCYGLEDENIKYED encoded by the coding sequence ATGAAATTTACAATAATAGTCGCAGTTGTCTCATGTATACTCATCACGAGTTGTGCTGAAAAGAGAAAGGCCACATTTTTACCAACTCATAACTCAAGCGATATCCTGGAAGAAATTGAAATTCCAAATAGGATTGTTGACATTTCTGCCCTTAGCTATGACAACAAGAAATCTCTGTATACAATCAATGATGAACTGTACACCGGTTTCGCTGTAAGTTATTATCAGGACAGTACGCTAAAAGAAAAAACAGGCATCGCAAAAGGGAAAAGACATCATAAAGCCATTCGATGGTATCCTGACGGTCATCTTAAAGAAGTAGCAAACTATCATCAAGGAAAACTTCACGGAGAGAAAAAACTATGGTCAACAGACTCCACGCATATCTTAATTACTCACCTAAACTATCATTTGGGAAAAGCGCACGGAGAACAAAAACAATGGTATCCGACTGGTGAGCTTTATAAAAAATTGAATCTTCATATGGGTATAGAAGAAGGGATTCAACAGGCCTATAGAGAAAACGGTGCTTTGTACGCCAACTATGAAGCAAAAAATGGTCGAATATTTGGCCTGAAAAAAGCAATGCTTTGCTATGGGTTAGAAGACGAAAACATAAAATATGAAGACTAA
- a CDS encoding SCO family protein, translated as MKTKILPIFFLMCLVACSESQPNKSRVEALPFYNEATFTPHWISPDDEALDTFHRISPFELMNQEGNIITEKTFEGKIYVADFFFTVCPGICPKMTTHMKELQDEFLEDEDVLLLSHSVTPESDSVPVLKHYADDKGILSHKWHLATGAQQEIYTLGRKDYFVEEDLGLTKEDDDFLHTENFVLIDKNRHIRGIYNGLNKTSINQLIADIKTLKIEK; from the coding sequence ATGAAGACTAAAATCCTTCCGATATTTTTCCTCATGTGCCTGGTCGCATGTAGCGAATCCCAGCCAAACAAAAGCAGGGTTGAAGCGCTTCCCTTTTACAATGAGGCGACTTTTACTCCACACTGGATTTCTCCTGATGATGAAGCATTAGATACTTTTCATCGCATCTCGCCTTTTGAGCTTATGAACCAGGAAGGAAACATTATCACAGAAAAAACCTTTGAAGGCAAAATTTATGTGGCAGATTTTTTCTTTACCGTTTGCCCGGGCATCTGTCCTAAAATGACTACCCATATGAAGGAATTGCAGGATGAGTTTTTAGAAGATGAGGATGTGCTGCTATTATCACATTCTGTCACTCCTGAAAGCGACTCTGTACCCGTTCTCAAACACTATGCGGATGACAAAGGAATTCTCTCTCACAAATGGCACCTGGCTACCGGGGCACAACAGGAAATTTATACATTAGGTAGAAAGGATTATTTTGTCGAAGAAGATTTAGGGTTAACTAAAGAAGATGATGATTTCTTGCATACCGAAAATTTTGTACTGATTGACAAAAACAGACACATCAGAGGCATTTACAATGGTTTAAACAAGACCTCAATCAACCAACTAATTGCCGATATAAAAACATTAAAGATTGAAAAATGA
- a CDS encoding cytochrome c peroxidase → MSKYTYFTFSGGLHYKTLFVLTIIIVSIYSCRKDDIEKIDPIDLLVDLNLPEVPFDYENIDFPNHFLNNPLPQIPYRFQFAAIESDNTPVSNPTTNEGALLGRVLFYEKNLSKNGTIACASCHKQETGFSDTEVLSIGFNGGLTRRHSMTLTNARFYDTGKFFWDERAETLEDQVLMPIQDPVEMGLTLDELVQIVSNQPYAAPLFKEAFGDETVTADRISKALAQFVRSLVSINAKYDEGRKLVSSPLDDFPNFTAEENMGKALFYSTNLVAPSCHSCHSSEAFLSPLLAPNATTIGSINGLDAVSTVDLGIFETTGVNNHRGKFKVPSLRNVAVRAPYMHDGRFVNLEEVIEHYSTGMQNHPNTLPFMKDANGNIIKYNFTNQEKEALIAFLNTLTDNQFITDEKFSSPFK, encoded by the coding sequence ATGTCCAAATACACTTACTTTACTTTCTCTGGTGGTTTACATTATAAAACCTTATTTGTTCTTACTATTATTATTGTCTCAATTTATTCTTGTAGGAAGGATGATATAGAAAAAATAGACCCCATAGATTTATTGGTTGATTTAAATCTCCCAGAGGTTCCATTTGATTATGAGAATATTGATTTTCCGAATCATTTTCTAAATAATCCACTTCCCCAAATTCCTTACCGCTTTCAATTTGCAGCAATAGAAAGTGATAACACCCCAGTTTCAAATCCTACAACTAATGAGGGAGCATTACTTGGAAGGGTTCTTTTTTATGAAAAAAACTTAAGTAAAAATGGTACAATCGCTTGTGCTTCATGTCACAAACAAGAAACTGGCTTTTCAGATACGGAAGTATTAAGCATTGGGTTTAATGGAGGTTTAACTAGAAGGCATTCTATGACCTTAACCAATGCACGGTTTTATGATACTGGAAAATTCTTTTGGGACGAAAGAGCGGAAACATTGGAAGACCAAGTCCTAATGCCAATCCAGGATCCCGTTGAAATGGGCTTGACGTTAGATGAACTTGTCCAAATTGTTTCTAACCAACCCTATGCTGCTCCTTTGTTTAAAGAAGCATTTGGAGATGAAACTGTTACAGCAGATAGAATTTCTAAAGCCTTGGCTCAATTCGTTAGAAGTTTGGTAAGTATAAATGCTAAATATGATGAAGGCCGTAAATTAGTGAGTTCACCCTTAGATGATTTTCCAAATTTTACAGCAGAAGAAAATATGGGTAAAGCATTATTCTATTCAACAAATCTAGTCGCTCCATCCTGCCATAGTTGCCACAGTAGTGAAGCCTTCCTTTCTCCTTTGCTTGCTCCTAATGCAACAACCATTGGCTCCATTAATGGCTTAGATGCCGTATCAACTGTTGATTTGGGTATTTTTGAAACAACGGGCGTAAATAATCACCGGGGAAAATTTAAGGTACCATCTCTTAGGAATGTTGCTGTAAGAGCTCCTTATATGCACGATGGACGATTTGTAAATTTGGAAGAAGTAATTGAACATTACAGTACTGGAATGCAAAATCACCCAAACACTTTACCTTTTATGAAAGATGCCAATGGAAATATTATTAAATACAATTTTACAAATCAAGAAAAAGAAGCATTGATTGCTTTTTTAAATACTTTAACAGACAACCAATTTATAACTGATGAAAAATTCAGCAGCCCTTTTAAATAA